A single region of the Anaerococcus urinomassiliensis genome encodes:
- a CDS encoding RluA family pseudouridine synthase translates to MIEITLNKNQGNQRFDRFLRKYFENAPLSVIQKNIRKKNFKINDKRAKADDYVYENDKIKMYISDENYNKWLTKTDFKDSDFNLDIVYEDKNIIIMDKESGLLTHSSKKQDYGHNLVDYMLSYLYKTNQVDKSDRTFNPAVVNRLDRNTAGLVIGAKNANALRSLNKAIRENKISKYYLTLVKGEIKEAFTIDTRISKNENKNKIKSSKDGSRIVTKFRPLETNKKYTLLECELITGKTHQIRYSLKKNGTPIIGDRKYGDRQTNEIVKKRFDLNNQVLLAYKVSFDHVDQLDYLRGKTFKSKRIDDIENLKNELFKM, encoded by the coding sequence ATGATTGAAATAACATTAAACAAAAACCAAGGAAACCAAAGATTTGATCGTTTTCTAAGAAAATATTTTGAAAATGCACCCTTATCTGTTATACAGAAAAATATCAGAAAAAAGAATTTTAAAATTAACGATAAGAGAGCCAAAGCAGATGACTATGTTTACGAAAATGATAAGATAAAGATGTATATATCTGATGAAAATTATAATAAATGGCTTACAAAAACTGATTTTAAGGATAGTGATTTTAATTTAGATATAGTATATGAAGATAAAAACATTATAATTATGGATAAGGAGTCTGGTCTTTTGACTCACTCCTCAAAAAAGCAAGATTACGGCCATAATTTAGTTGACTATATGCTTTCATATTTGTATAAAACCAATCAAGTAGACAAGTCTGATAGGACCTTTAATCCGGCCGTAGTAAATAGGCTAGATAGAAATACAGCAGGTCTGGTTATTGGCGCAAAAAATGCTAACGCTTTAAGGAGCTTAAATAAAGCCATAAGGGAAAATAAAATATCAAAATATTACCTAACCTTAGTAAAGGGTGAAATCAAAGAAGCCTTTACCATTGATACTAGAATATCAAAAAATGAAAACAAGAATAAGATCAAATCATCTAAAGATGGTTCTAGAATTGTAACAAAGTTTAGACCCTTAGAAACAAATAAGAAGTACACTTTGTTAGAGTGTGAGCTAATAACAGGCAAAACTCATCAAATCAGATATTCTTTAAAGAAAAATGGAACTCCAATCATAGGTGATAGAAAATATGGGGATAGACAAACTAACGAAATTGTAAAGAAAAGATTTGATCTAAACAATCAAGTTTTACTAGCTTACAAAGTTAGTTTTGACCATGTCGACCAGCTAGATTATCTTAGAGGTAAAACTTTCAAGTCAAAAAGAATAGATGATAT
- a CDS encoding TIGR01212 family radical SAM protein (This family includes YhcC from E. coli K-12, an uncharacterized radical SAM protein.): MNNPYYSISQYYKDTYGEKVYKLPVKLSLTCPNRDGAKCYGGCIFCGDSGGSFENLPSYLSVDAQLSQNKDYIGKRYKANKFIAYFQNFTNTYMTLEEFKEIIRACEKDYIVGVSISTRSDCVTEDKLMFLKKWSDEYGKDITFELGLQTANYKTLDILNRGETLAEFIEACNLINKYDFRICTHVILSLPWDDIRDVRQTALIINALNVKEIKIHSLFVIKGTKLYQMYQNNEFTMPSKEEYIENVIEFLRIIKKDVAVQRLVGRAPKEETAFCNWDTSWWLIRDEIIEKMNRNGFVQGDKSQKVVFNKIKGDM, translated from the coding sequence ATGAATAATCCGTATTATTCTATCAGTCAGTACTACAAAGATACCTATGGTGAAAAAGTCTATAAACTTCCTGTAAAGCTATCATTGACCTGTCCAAATAGAGATGGGGCCAAATGCTATGGTGGATGTATATTTTGCGGTGATAGTGGTGGCTCTTTTGAAAATTTGCCATCATATTTAAGTGTCGATGCCCAGCTTAGCCAAAATAAAGATTATATTGGCAAAAGATACAAAGCAAATAAATTTATTGCTTACTTTCAAAACTTTACCAATACTTATATGACTTTAGAAGAATTTAAGGAAATCATCAGAGCTTGCGAAAAAGACTATATAGTTGGTGTATCAATATCAACTAGGTCTGATTGTGTGACTGAAGATAAGCTTATGTTTCTTAAAAAATGGAGTGATGAGTATGGTAAGGATATAACTTTTGAGCTAGGCTTACAGACTGCGAATTATAAGACCCTAGATATATTAAATAGGGGCGAAACTTTAGCAGAATTTATCGAAGCTTGCAATTTGATTAATAAGTACGATTTTCGTATTTGCACCCATGTTATCTTATCCCTACCCTGGGATGATATAAGAGATGTCAGACAAACAGCTTTGATAATCAACGCTCTCAATGTTAAAGAAATTAAAATACATTCACTATTTGTTATTAAAGGCACAAAATTATACCAAATGTACCAAAATAACGAATTTACAATGCCGAGCAAGGAAGAGTATATAGAAAATGTTATCGAGTTTCTAAGAATCATAAAAAAAGATGTTGCCGTTCAAAGGCTTGTAGGGAGAGCACCAAAGGAAGAAACAGCCTTTTGTAATTGGGATACATCATGGTGGTTAATTAGAGATGAAATAATAGAAAAAATGAATAGAAATGGATTTGTTCAAGGGGATAAGTCTCAAAAAGTAGTGTTTAATAAAATTAAGGGGGATATGTAA
- a CDS encoding LacI family DNA-binding transcriptional regulator, translated as MGQPTIKDVAKLAGVSISTVSRVMNNSKPVSPEAKQKVLDAINKLDFKPNELARSLVMRKSNLVGVIVQDIGIEYMAQLIRGIEEIGRLYKYDMLLTSSYGQEEQINNSIDFLATKQVEGLVIIAEDVSDETLLKLRETRIPFILLDKYHSFKTLHTVRIDYETEQYRLVKHLFESGHENVLFLNDSADNILKQAKKSGYEKACNELGKNSYYLECNGKTSNDGYEIGKEAIALCKENDISAVACCSDELAIGFIDYCTDNAINVPNDLSVAGFGDGSIASIYRPNLTTMAIPYYDIGAIAIRALIKRIRQEDDILTDDWIIDANLKLRESSKSLS; from the coding sequence ATGGGTCAACCAACAATAAAAGATGTAGCAAAATTGGCTGGAGTATCTATATCTACAGTATCTAGGGTAATGAATAATTCAAAACCAGTAAGCCCTGAAGCTAAACAAAAAGTACTTGATGCCATTAATAAGCTTGATTTTAAGCCAAATGAACTTGCAAGATCACTTGTAATGAGAAAGTCAAACTTAGTTGGTGTTATAGTTCAAGATATTGGTATAGAATATATGGCACAGCTTATAAGAGGTATAGAAGAAATAGGTAGGCTCTATAAGTATGATATGCTATTAACTTCTTCTTATGGACAAGAAGAGCAAATTAATAATTCTATTGATTTTCTTGCTACTAAGCAAGTAGAAGGCTTGGTAATCATAGCAGAAGATGTTAGCGATGAGACACTTCTAAAACTTAGAGAAACAAGAATTCCATTTATTCTATTAGATAAGTATCATTCATTTAAAACACTACATACAGTAAGAATCGACTATGAAACAGAACAATATAGGCTAGTAAAGCATCTCTTTGAGTCAGGTCATGAAAATGTATTGTTTTTAAACGATAGTGCCGACAATATCCTAAAACAAGCCAAAAAATCTGGATATGAAAAAGCTTGTAATGAGCTTGGCAAAAATTCCTACTATTTAGAATGTAATGGCAAGACAAGTAATGATGGATACGAGATTGGAAAAGAGGCCATTGCTCTTTGCAAAGAAAATGATATCAGTGCGGTAGCTTGTTGTTCTGATGAGCTAGCTATAGGTTTTATAGATTATTGTACTGACAATGCAATCAATGTACCAAATGACCTATCTGTAGCAGGATTTGGAGATGGATCAATAGCAAGTATCTATAGGCCAAATCTTACAACTATGGCTATTCCATACTATGATATTGGTGCAATAGCTATAAGAGCATTGATAAAGAGAATTCGTCAAGAAGATGACATCTTAACTGACGATTGGATAATAGATGCAAACCTTAAATTAAGAGAATCAAGCAAGTCTTTAAGTTGA
- a CDS encoding YtxH domain-containing protein codes for MSITDYIEDKARAKQREIKYEIWKAKNHDSRMRTQGALLGALVGVTAGILLAPKSGKETREDISDAFDETVKTVKDTTNDLVDSAADMVDNAKDSYEDMKYRAYTDLEPVREGFDHGKEIARQTGKQLAETAGNVKDNVSEGAEELGKIISNTATDVASDVKEGAKEAAEVTSEKHEENVKEANNAKEEVKDSADKTAELAKDKAEETKSADKKVKIEIDKKNKKN; via the coding sequence ATGTCAATAACAGATTATATTGAAGACAAAGCACGCGCTAAACAAAGAGAAATCAAATACGAGATTTGGAAAGCTAAAAATCACGACAGTAGAATGAGAACCCAAGGTGCTCTACTTGGAGCATTAGTTGGTGTTACCGCTGGTATACTATTAGCTCCAAAATCTGGTAAAGAAACTAGAGAAGATATCAGTGATGCATTTGATGAAACAGTTAAAACTGTAAAAGATACTACAAATGATTTAGTAGATAGTGCAGCTGATATGGTTGACAATGCTAAAGATTCTTATGAAGATATGAAATATAGAGCATATACAGACCTTGAACCAGTTAGAGAAGGATTTGACCATGGCAAAGAAATTGCTAGACAAACTGGTAAACAATTAGCTGAAACAGCTGGAAATGTTAAAGACAACGTTTCAGAAGGTGCAGAAGAATTAGGAAAGATTATTTCTAATACTGCAACAGATGTAGCAAGTGATGTCAAAGAAGGCGCTAAAGAAGCTGCTGAAGTAACTAGTGAAAAACACGAAGAAAACGTAAAAGAAGCTAACAATGCAAAGGAAGAAGTAAAAGATAGCGCTGATAAAACAGCAGAACTTGCAAAAGATAAAGCTGAGGAAACTAAAAGCGCTGATAAAAAAGTAAAAATTGAGATTGATAAGAAAAATAAAAAGAACTAG
- a CDS encoding zinc-binding metallopeptidase family protein has protein sequence MDYANTISNLQENLRQFESLGVLTSEKSYVDQFIIHSSKYDVSYFDDSIYIKKGDNPKAVLHLNIDSNIKDSQISLSEDGLYLYSSNDLNYVNSLLAINELLQKSSNDFDVLITKNNIQKENRDYKALYFLLRSKNIINLNLRQSRCLANEFSSLILSKINIPVERFYPDYDYKIFRISLSNLIGGHSGSDLDKVRINSIKSLVTFIRKMKAKVDLNIINLQAGDRYDRIPSFGHIDFVIKSDFVSDLEDIFDLIKNEYMEKNLKHEPNMDFTMEEINLSEFNPITQVSFEHLSSFIELVPSGAYAVDNLNNELISSINLSISRTSEEFFNFIIVYRSLTSESMKEMLKTTKMAAKISSANIESGLIIPRWKNSKDNLTEVFKQAFNDLTGEELDVAKTQYSLDSSIIFNNLDVNLISLGVEYKQGESGNYFSPLEDIADVIKLVDTALTHLAKL, from the coding sequence ATGGATTATGCAAATACGATAAGTAATCTTCAAGAAAATTTAAGACAATTTGAATCTTTAGGAGTTTTGACAAGTGAAAAGTCATATGTCGATCAATTTATAATTCATTCATCTAAATATGATGTTTCTTACTTTGATGACTCCATTTATATCAAAAAAGGTGACAATCCCAAAGCTGTATTGCATCTAAATATTGATTCAAATATAAAAGATTCTCAAATATCATTGAGCGAAGATGGTCTTTATCTGTATTCTAGCAATGATTTAAACTATGTTAATTCCTTGTTAGCGATTAATGAGCTTTTACAAAAATCTTCTAATGATTTTGATGTTTTGATTACTAAAAATAATATTCAAAAAGAGAATAGAGACTACAAGGCTTTGTATTTTCTTTTGAGGAGTAAGAATATTATCAATCTTAACCTTAGACAATCAAGGTGCTTAGCAAATGAATTTAGTTCTTTGATTTTGTCGAAAATAAATATTCCAGTAGAAAGGTTTTATCCAGACTATGACTATAAGATTTTTAGAATTAGTCTATCTAATCTGATAGGTGGACATAGTGGATCTGACCTTGATAAGGTTAGGATAAATTCTATAAAATCCCTAGTCACTTTTATTAGAAAAATGAAAGCTAAAGTAGACCTTAATATTATAAATCTTCAAGCAGGAGATAGGTACGATAGGATACCAAGTTTTGGCCATATAGATTTTGTAATCAAATCTGACTTTGTTAGTGACCTAGAAGATATTTTTGATTTAATTAAAAATGAATATATGGAAAAGAATTTAAAGCATGAGCCTAATATGGATTTTACTATGGAAGAAATCAATCTAAGTGAATTTAACCCAATTACTCAAGTATCATTTGAACACTTGTCTTCCTTTATAGAGCTTGTTCCATCTGGCGCATATGCTGTTGATAATTTGAATAACGAACTTATATCATCTATCAATTTATCTATATCTAGAACCAGTGAAGAATTTTTCAATTTCATCATAGTTTATAGGTCTTTGACTAGTGAATCAATGAAAGAAATGCTCAAAACAACAAAAATGGCTGCAAAAATTAGTTCGGCTAATATAGAAAGTGGTTTAATAATACCAAGGTGGAAAAACAGTAAAGATAACTTAACTGAAGTCTTCAAACAAGCTTTCAATGATTTAACAGGAGAAGAACTTGATGTGGCAAAAACACAATATTCACTAGATTCAAGTATAATTTTTAACAATTTAGATGTTAACTTGATTTCATTAGGGGTAGAATATAAACAAGGGGAGAGTGGCAATTATTTTTCTCCACTAGAAGATATCGCAGATGTAATAAAATTAGTGGATACTGCCCTAACCCATTTAGCAAAACTATAA
- a CDS encoding HPr family phosphocarrier protein: MAERKVVVSNETGLHARPAASLVQFVKNYPGEVKIIKDGKEANAKSIFNVMSLGIAKGTEITLIAEGEDEEKFVDELVDFIENLSE; encoded by the coding sequence ATGGCAGAAAGAAAAGTTGTTGTAAGCAATGAAACAGGTTTACACGCTAGACCAGCAGCAAGTTTAGTTCAATTTGTTAAAAACTATCCTGGTGAAGTTAAAATTATAAAAGACGGTAAAGAAGCTAATGCAAAATCAATCTTCAACGTTATGAGCCTTGGAATTGCAAAAGGTACAGAAATTACTCTAATTGCAGAAGGTGAAGACGAAGAAAAATTTGTTGACGAATTAGTAGATTTTATAGAAAACTTATCAGAATAA
- the ptsP gene encoding phosphoenolpyruvate--protein phosphotransferase, with translation MNTKYEGIKASSGLAIGTIYLFNRQEVAVDQNKISENMVEEEKTRIHNALDSYLDELSDTNGANEAQINIANAHKELLQDPYFSDTIESKISNEFKNSELALNETINEMVEIMSQIDDEYLKERASDYKDIGYQLMFKLKGIKPKDLSLIEPNSIVISKELTPSDTSNMNKDNVVGFATDLGGKTSHTSIIAQTLDMPALVGMKDISTKIEGGEKAIIDGNEGFIIIDPSDELISEYESKIKEQKEKKERLSSIKDKEAVTKDNRHVEVSANIGNIEDLKIAIENGCDGVGLFRTEFLYMENDHFPTEEEQFDVYKEATEMLGEKPLIIRTLDIGGDKGLDYFEFPVEDNPFLGYRAIRLCLDREDIFITQLKALVRASAFGNLKIMIPMVISVSEIKRSLELIEQIKEEFDKEGIAYNKDLDVGIMVETPASVFMADKLIKYVDFFSIGTNDLSQYTLAVDRGNEFISELYSNYNPAVLRAIKHVIDTSHKAGKWTGMCGQFASDTFATELLLGLGLDEFSSASAKVAEIKDIIINSSFKECEDFSNRLLDLEGPEEVEEEINKNK, from the coding sequence ATGAATACCAAATATGAAGGAATCAAGGCTTCTAGTGGACTTGCTATAGGTACAATCTACCTTTTTAATAGGCAAGAAGTGGCTGTAGACCAAAATAAAATAAGTGAGAATATGGTCGAAGAAGAAAAAACTAGAATTCATAATGCACTAGACTCTTATCTAGATGAACTTAGTGATACAAATGGAGCAAATGAAGCTCAAATTAATATTGCTAATGCTCACAAAGAGTTATTACAAGACCCATATTTCTCAGACACAATTGAAAGTAAAATTTCCAATGAATTCAAGAACTCTGAACTTGCTCTAAATGAAACCATCAATGAAATGGTAGAAATAATGAGTCAAATAGATGATGAATATCTAAAAGAGAGAGCAAGCGATTACAAAGATATAGGATATCAATTGATGTTTAAATTAAAGGGCATCAAGCCAAAAGATTTATCTTTAATTGAGCCAAATTCTATAGTGATTTCTAAAGAATTAACTCCATCTGATACTTCAAATATGAACAAAGATAATGTAGTTGGATTTGCTACAGATCTAGGTGGTAAAACAAGTCATACTTCAATCATTGCCCAAACATTAGATATGCCGGCTTTAGTTGGTATGAAAGATATTTCAACAAAGATTGAGGGTGGAGAAAAAGCCATAATAGATGGAAATGAAGGTTTTATAATTATAGACCCATCTGATGAATTAATATCCGAATATGAATCTAAAATCAAAGAACAAAAAGAAAAGAAAGAAAGACTTTCTTCGATAAAAGATAAAGAAGCAGTAACAAAAGATAATCGCCATGTAGAAGTTTCTGCAAATATTGGAAATATTGAAGACCTAAAAATTGCTATTGAAAATGGCTGCGATGGAGTAGGACTATTTAGAACAGAATTCTTATATATGGAAAATGACCACTTCCCAACAGAAGAAGAGCAATTTGACGTATACAAAGAAGCTACAGAGATGCTAGGTGAAAAGCCTCTTATAATCAGAACTCTAGATATTGGTGGAGATAAAGGATTAGATTACTTTGAATTCCCTGTAGAAGATAACCCATTTTTAGGTTATAGGGCAATAAGACTTTGCTTAGATAGGGAAGATATATTTATAACCCAATTAAAAGCTCTAGTTCGTGCGTCTGCCTTTGGAAATCTAAAAATAATGATACCTATGGTAATTAGTGTATCTGAGATTAAGAGGAGTTTGGAATTAATTGAACAAATCAAAGAAGAATTCGACAAAGAGGGCATCGCTTATAACAAAGACCTTGATGTTGGAATAATGGTTGAAACACCTGCTTCAGTATTTATGGCAGACAAGCTAATAAAATATGTCGATTTCTTTTCAATAGGAACAAATGACCTATCACAATACACACTAGCTGTAGATAGAGGCAATGAATTTATTTCTGAGCTATATTCTAACTATAACCCTGCCGTATTAAGAGCTATTAAACACGTTATAGATACTTCTCACAAGGCTGGCAAATGGACAGGTATGTGTGGACAGTTCGCATCTGATACATTTGCAACAGAACTATTACTAGGCCTAGGTTTAGATGAGTTCTCATCAGCATCAGCAAAAGTAGCAGAAATTAAGGATATCATAATAAACTCATCTTTTAAAGAATGCGAAGACTTTTCTAATAGGCTCTTAGATTTAGAAGGCCCAGAAGAAGTGGAAGAAGAAATTAATAAAAATAAATAA
- a CDS encoding YitT family protein, with translation MKKNISIFVGSLILGAGLYFFLLIHDISAGGVSGLSLVFSNLFNIDLGIINFILNALVLVLGGIFVSIDFAKKSLLSAVTVSIEIILFERFLPDFSLSSNALLNTLCGPIVIAAGLGLIFYNGGSSGGTDVIATIINKYTSVPIHISLFFADFTVVILSAFVIGIEKSMYASLAIIIQSIALDYVMQGLGRKIAVYVISDKYEEINNILIKKYHRGVTLLHAEGGYTGREKKLILTVSTFRRYPLIKDDILKVDDRAFIFTNTISEVFGEGFTLKQLN, from the coding sequence ATGAAAAAGAATATATCGATTTTTGTAGGATCTTTGATCTTAGGTGCAGGCCTTTATTTTTTCTTGTTAATCCATGATATTTCAGCTGGTGGAGTATCTGGTCTATCGCTTGTATTTTCAAACCTGTTCAATATTGACCTAGGAATAATCAACTTTATCTTAAATGCCTTGGTATTGGTTTTGGGTGGCATATTTGTAAGCATAGATTTTGCAAAAAAATCTCTTCTATCTGCTGTAACTGTATCAATAGAAATAATTTTATTTGAAAGATTTCTACCTGATTTTAGCCTTTCTAGTAATGCGCTATTAAATACCTTGTGTGGACCTATAGTTATTGCGGCTGGTCTTGGCCTAATATTCTACAATGGTGGTTCTTCAGGCGGAACAGATGTTATAGCAACTATTATTAATAAATATACAAGTGTTCCTATACACATTTCTCTATTTTTTGCCGATTTTACAGTAGTAATATTATCAGCTTTTGTAATAGGTATAGAAAAATCTATGTATGCTTCACTTGCAATAATTATCCAATCCATTGCCCTAGATTATGTTATGCAAGGTCTTGGAAGGAAGATTGCTGTATATGTTATTAGCGATAAATATGAAGAAATCAATAATATACTTATTAAAAAATACCATAGGGGGGTAACACTCCTCCATGCCGAAGGTGGTTATACAGGAAGAGAAAAAAAGCTTATTCTAACTGTTTCTACCTTTAGGAGATATCCACTTATCAAAGATGATATATTAAAGGTTGATGACAGGGCATTTATATTCACAAATACTATATCTGAAGTATTTGGAGAAGGATTCACATTAAAACAATTAAATTAG
- a CDS encoding DUF6648 family protein: protein MMNEKEKLKSFETFRKESIDLLEESKLDKQSFLNANLNYINKLDLKPFSTIDNISQSLYNYQYYNLLAKKVNIEANKISHNEKKKKNYIRLINQRENYYYLKDIASMRLLEMINYEDVDSYFIDLKSRRLKGVIFEINIKSIDKVILHSKSKVLLKKLRDNNVFDESLRPSLIDSYVNKSY, encoded by the coding sequence ATGATGAATGAAAAGGAAAAGCTAAAGTCATTTGAGACATTTAGAAAGGAAAGCATAGATTTATTGGAAGAATCAAAACTTGATAAACAATCTTTCTTAAATGCAAACTTAAATTATATAAATAAACTAGATTTAAAACCTTTTTCCACAATCGATAATATAAGCCAGTCCTTATACAATTACCAATACTACAATCTTTTGGCAAAGAAAGTAAATATAGAGGCTAATAAGATTAGTCACAATGAGAAAAAGAAAAAGAATTATATTAGGTTAATAAATCAAAGAGAAAATTATTATTATTTGAAAGATATAGCTAGCATGAGACTATTAGAAATGATTAATTATGAGGATGTTGACAGCTATTTTATTGACCTAAAATCTAGAAGATTAAAAGGTGTAATTTTTGAGATAAATATTAAGTCTATAGACAAGGTAATACTACATTCCAAATCCAAAGTTTTACTCAAAAAACTTAGAGATAATAATGTATTTGATGAAAGTTTGAGACCATCACTTATTGATTCTTACGTCAATAAATCTTATTAG
- a CDS encoding peptidylprolyl isomerase encodes MSENKLLAEVNGKKIYEDDVFHLLAGIEDKQRFNSKEGFNILSDELVNQELILQNAKENNFDQEEEFIDRLEEVKNDMLKNYAMHKIFNEVTINDDEVLDYYNKNKDTLFSPTTYKASHILVEDEKEANKILEEIANGLDFAEAAKKYSIDPSKDNGGSLGTFPKGVMVAEFQEGLDKLSIGEVSKPVKSQFGYHLIKLDDKNINEQNFEDIKDNVRSTYEMIKRQEKYLELVNDLYKESEVKKYY; translated from the coding sequence ATGAGCGAAAATAAATTATTGGCAGAGGTAAATGGCAAAAAAATATACGAAGATGATGTATTTCATCTTTTGGCTGGCATAGAAGATAAGCAAAGATTTAATTCCAAAGAAGGTTTTAATATATTGTCTGATGAACTTGTTAACCAGGAACTTATACTTCAAAACGCCAAAGAAAATAATTTTGACCAAGAAGAAGAGTTTATCGACAGACTCGAAGAAGTCAAAAATGATATGCTAAAAAACTATGCTATGCATAAGATTTTCAATGAAGTAACTATAAACGATGATGAAGTCCTTGATTATTACAATAAGAACAAGGATACATTATTCAGTCCGACCACATATAAAGCTTCCCATATCTTGGTAGAAGATGAAAAGGAAGCTAATAAAATACTAGAAGAGATAGCAAATGGTCTGGATTTTGCTGAAGCTGCTAAAAAATACTCCATTGACCCATCAAAGGATAATGGTGGCTCTCTAGGAACATTTCCAAAAGGAGTTATGGTTGCTGAATTTCAAGAAGGACTAGATAAGCTATCTATAGGAGAAGTATCAAAACCAGTCAAATCTCAATTTGGCTATCATTTGATAAAACTTGATGACAAAAATATAAATGAACAAAACTTTGAAGACATTAAAGATAATGTTAGATCAACCTACGAAATGATCAAAAGACAGGAAAAATATTTAGAACTAGTAAATGATCTTTATAAAGAATCTGAGGTCAAAAAATACTATTAG
- a CDS encoding DUF1292 domain-containing protein yields MTEKLELHDHEVEFLKNEGKAIIEIDLGDASDECYLLDIFSVDGTDYVALISSESYEIYLFYYEDSFEEEEIDLRLIDDEEELEEVFHLFTHYWDDEAIDQVVEDYNSDLEIEDESEEEDVEDFDE; encoded by the coding sequence ATGACAGAAAAATTAGAATTGCATGATCATGAAGTAGAGTTTTTAAAAAATGAAGGAAAGGCTATAATTGAAATCGATTTAGGTGATGCTAGCGATGAGTGTTATTTACTGGATATATTTTCAGTTGATGGCACAGATTATGTGGCTTTGATTTCTAGTGAAAGCTATGAAATTTATTTATTCTACTATGAGGATTCATTCGAAGAAGAAGAAATTGACCTAAGATTAATAGATGATGAGGAAGAATTAGAAGAAGTTTTCCATTTATTCACCCACTATTGGGATGATGAAGCTATAGATCAAGTTGTAGAAGATTACAATTCAGACTTAGAAATTGAAGATGAATCAGAAGAGGAAGATGTAGAAGATTTTGATGAATAA
- a CDS encoding S1 RNA-binding domain-containing protein — protein sequence MPFTERTYRLIMHMTYPVAFKLDSNSFIYLTSKIRDLLTTDHEFNENDEVTGRIYSINKSIGAFVAIDNKYDSLLRMDELRGVHVEGELIEARVKEVKDDGKIELSLRQRAYLEIDNDSDMILDYLIDHDGLLNLSDKSSPDKINAIFGISKSSFKRAIGRLYKNNDIKIYNNKIELVKRNQ from the coding sequence ATGCCTTTTACAGAAAGAACTTATAGACTTATCATGCATATGACCTATCCTGTTGCTTTCAAGTTAGATAGTAACAGCTTTATTTATCTAACTAGCAAAATCCGTGATTTACTTACAACTGATCACGAATTTAATGAAAATGATGAAGTTACTGGCAGAATTTATTCTATAAATAAGTCAATTGGTGCTTTTGTTGCAATAGATAATAAGTACGATTCCCTACTAAGGATGGACGAATTAAGGGGAGTTCACGTTGAAGGTGAACTAATTGAAGCTAGGGTTAAAGAAGTCAAAGATGATGGAAAGATTGAACTATCTTTAAGACAAAGGGCTTACCTAGAAATTGATAATGACAGTGACATGATTTTGGATTATCTAATAGACCACGATGGATTACTTAATCTATCTGATAAGTCTAGTCCAGATAAAATTAATGCCATATTTGGCATAAGCAAATCATCCTTTAAAAGAGCCATAGGCAGACTTTATAAAAATAACGATATCAAGATATATAACAACAAAATTGAACTAGTAAAGAGGAACCAATGA